A genome region from Bacillota bacterium includes the following:
- a CDS encoding pyruvate, water dikinase regulatory protein — MDDGDGTRTLVFVVSDSLGETAELVARAAAIQFDSHRMEFVRVPYVEDARMLMGVFEHARTRPSLVVYTLVRPDLRKLVQEYSARLGIPAVDVLGPLLEAMQKVAGFPPRLQPGLIRQLDEAYFRRIEAVEFAVKYDDGRDLRGLARADLVLVGVSRTSKTPVSLYLAQRGYKVANVPLVPEIPLPAELLALPRGKVVGLTIQPESLCAIRSERVKAMGLNGPARYADPDRVREELAYAREVFRQLGCPVVDVTYRAVEETANRVLEAMRRLREGETVE, encoded by the coding sequence ACGGGACCCGGACCCTCGTCTTTGTGGTTTCCGACTCATTGGGTGAAACCGCCGAACTGGTGGCGCGGGCGGCTGCCATCCAGTTCGATTCCCATCGCATGGAGTTTGTGCGCGTCCCGTACGTGGAGGACGCCCGCATGCTCATGGGTGTTTTTGAACACGCACGTACCAGGCCCAGCCTGGTGGTGTACACCCTGGTGCGTCCTGACTTGAGGAAGCTCGTGCAGGAGTATTCCGCACGCCTGGGAATCCCGGCGGTGGATGTGCTGGGTCCCCTTCTGGAGGCCATGCAGAAGGTGGCCGGTTTTCCACCCCGGCTCCAACCAGGGTTGATCCGCCAGCTCGACGAGGCCTACTTTCGCCGCATTGAAGCAGTGGAATTCGCCGTCAAGTATGACGACGGGCGGGACTTGAGGGGGCTGGCTCGCGCCGACCTGGTTCTGGTGGGGGTTTCCCGGACGTCCAAGACCCCGGTAAGTCTGTACCTGGCGCAGCGCGGCTACAAGGTGGCTAACGTTCCCCTGGTACCGGAGATACCGTTGCCGGCTGAGTTGCTGGCCCTTCCCCGGGGCAAGGTGGTGGGGCTCACCATCCAGCCCGAGTCCCTGTGCGCCATCCGCAGCGAGCGGGTCAAGGCCATGGGCCTTAACGGTCCTGCTCGCTACGCCGACCCCGACCGGGTGCGGGAAGAGCTGGCCTATGCCCGCGAGGTATTTCGCCAGTTGGGGTGTCCGGTGGTGGACGTTACCTACCGGGCGGTGGAGGAGACCGCCAACCGGGTACTGGAAGCGATGAGGCGTCTCAGGGAGGGGGAAACCGTTGAGTAG